A single Apodemus sylvaticus chromosome 20, mApoSyl1.1, whole genome shotgun sequence DNA region contains:
- the Naca gene encoding nascent polypeptide-associated complex subunit alpha isoform X2, with translation MPGEATETVPATEQELPQPQAETAVLPMSSALNVTAALGQPGPPPPSSLGPQQSPLVTALQPSPLPSSVASTPFEVPFAQPITAEAALPSGTAPPTPTFLPHLIGPPISPAALALASPMIGPAQKGARSSSAPLSLVALAPHTVPRSSVCPPHPLTSPPPAAGAESGTLISVTASIPPLEPKASSSQVPSQGTPNLQGTSPRPPDVAGAFPSRPETPLAPIPPGLLSCPQTLSSTSPVKGVPISSAVTQSLLSLNLKGPISSPAQTPTAASTPPAPSTSLGSPLPLLQRSSLDSPIRPPGQSGLTVSSAISVAHSSIAASYPPECSVVSTLPSRQELAAESAAAPSVDRGSSVLTNEICSPPGSSNVAGTSLSPTAALIPKGSNAAALQPLVTQVQASQKTGLKETPVSCIGAIRPALGNSSTVSVAPTTHMSTPASSGRVSSEDPASPVTSLVSATHKQFPAPSVSATLGVAGSPLPAAEGLKNLPILVNVGAPVSPAQAGLPTRKDTTLQPLAPVALKGSPSSPNASSLEAPSEGTVTKTTTGGPAPAVQPAVAATTTLHADSPPTVLRADSSVSQPLKSSFDAPAMAPFLSEACDSKGLAPRTAKDTFPSSTSSLVPLASEGCPVTPSMALSSQNASVSVTTLALSPEIPKSVPFPDSSSSDTSVSAQTTQPVCRKGSALPDVSPGNVSSPPCPLEASFLPEAGLSFQGSKGSLMLSPIPPSSKGAPLPSTVAPPSAKGAPTVPTETSVSSKKVPAEILLSPQKTPEVTASTLISAVQSPKVDPVVSGVTPASPKKMPATLSLKSVPAVTSLSPPKTPAAPSPNEAPIAPTEVPTSLKNALASVTLKETLATSTPKGASTALAVTSPSPQKTPKSTSPKGIPAMTSKKATEIAAFKEVSTSQFPKEVPLLPQVAPTSPPNDALSGALTSPSPKGAPATLAEGPTCHKKSPKTAAPKEIPATPSPEGATAVPLEIPPCTKKAPKTATSKESSATSSSKGTSKTTVSKESPSKGVADVPLEISLPLKETSKSATPPENSASSPKRSPKTVPPKEIPPEGVTAALEISLPPKEVPQNATPNEKSAASSQKAPKTAGPKQVPVTPSPKDDFTTLAESPLSPKKASKTAAPKEAPATPSVGVTALSEVSPSPKKTSKTVAPKENSTSSQKRSPKTATPKENLTSSPKRSPKTAASKETPTISSEGVTALPLEIPPSPPTPASKRVPVAPSPKGAPNTLAESPVSSKKAPKTAAPKETSTASPQEIPKMTGPKETPATPSKKTPKTAATKETSAPSEGVTAVPLKNPPCPKKAPKTAAPKETPAPSPEGETTAPVQIPPSPRKGSKTAGSKETPTSPSPEGVTAVPLEIPLSSKKTPKTASPKERLVTPSSKKLAQTAGPKETPSEGVTAVPVEIPPSPKKAPKTVDPKQVPLTPSPKDAPTTLAESPPSPKKAPRTAASPSEKVTTAPPEKPATPQKASATAASKAHVPAETQEVADSPRETPVTPAAPPVKNPSSHKKTPKTVDLKEAPATLPPSPTKSPKIPSSKKAPRTSAPKESPASPSIKAVTTSLAQTAPCLQKASSTTVPKENLAAPAVTPVSNESPAAPTPANAPTIPATAAPQTTPQEATTVPSCKKAPATETSSETSTAPALKGTPKAISETPVSKGVLTPTVSSSPPKKTPSSKRASAPPATPLSSLKEASVLLPITTSSAKDSHTSPVSDACSTGTPQASEKLSAEKDPTALTEVLAAPAPGSSLVTTAPIQKGPGAKSNSALPPKCPDPSTKDAKGLLSAVALAPQTVPVEKESSKTTEALPVCPAKGSDCLPFPKGPMESQVAVPPAAFTSDKVLPEAVSAPVTPKPIPAASLTLAPSPVPPLPPKQPSLQSAPGSVLESPSKLPVPADEDELPPLIPPEAVSGGEPFQPILVNMPTPKPAGIPAPAPSAKQPVLKNNKGSGTESDSDESVPELEEQDSTQTATQQAQLAAAAEIDEEPVSKAKQSRSEKKARKAMSKLGLRQVTGVTRVTIRKSKNILFVITKPDVYKSPASDTYIVFGEAKIEDLSQQAQLAAAEKFKVQGEAVSNIQENTQTPTVQEESEEEEVDETGVEVKDIELVMSQANVSRAKAVRALKNNSNDIVNAIMELTM, from the exons ATGCCTGGTGAAGCCACAGAAACCGTCCCTGCTACAGAGCAGGAGTTGCCACAACCTCAGGCTGAGACAG ctgtgcttcctATGTCTTCAGCCTTGAATGTTACTGCTGCTCTAGGGCAGCCTGgacctccccctccttcctccctgggCCCCCAGCAAAGCCCTCTAGTAACTGCTCTTCAGCCTTCTCCACTCCCTTCTAGTGTTGCGTCTACCCCCTTTGAAGTTCCTTTTGCCCAGCCCATAACAGCTGAAGCTGCTCTGCCCTCAGGAACCGCCCCTCCTACCCCGACTTTCCTGCCACACCTGATagggcctcccatctccccagctGCCTTAGCCTTGGCCTCTCCCATGATAGGTCCAGCTCAGAAAGGTGCCCGCTCCTCCTCAGCTCCCTTGTCTCTGGTCGCCTTAGCGCCTCACACAGTTCCAAGGAGCTCTGTGTGTCCCCCTCACCCTCTCACCTCGCCTCCaccagctgctggagcagagtCAGGGACATTGATATCTGTGACAGCTTCCATCCCTCCCTTAGAACCAAAGGCTTCTAGCAGTCAAGTCCCCTCTCAGGGAACCCCAAATCTACAAGGCACTAGCCCACGCCCTCCAGATGTGGCCGGTGCTTTCCCTTCCCGCCCTGAAACCCCCCTAGCCCCCATTCCGCCTGGTTTACTGTCGTGTCCTCAAACACTGTCCAGCACCTCCCCAGTGAAAGGTGTCCCCATTTCCTCGGCTGTGACACAGAGTCTGCTAAGCCTTAACCTAAAGGGACCTATTAGTTCCCCTGCTCAGACCCCTACAGCTGCCAGCACCCCCCCAGCACCCTCCACTTCTCTGGGCTCTCCTCTTCCGCTTCTGCAACGCAGTTCTTTGGATTCTCCTATCCGGCCTCCAGGTCAGTCAGGTCTTACAGTGAGTAGTGCCATTTCTGTAGCTCATTCTTCTATTGCAGCCTCTTACCCACCCGAGTGCTCTGTAGTTTCTACCCTTCCTTCCAGACAGGAGCTGGCTGCTGAGTCTGCGGCAGCTCCATCTGTTGACAGAGGCTCCTCTGTTCTTACTAATGAGATTTGCAGCCCTCCTGGCTCTTCAAATGTAGCTGGCACTTCATTGTCTCCTACAGCTGCTCTCATTCCCAAAGGTTCTAATGCTGCTGCTCTGCAGCCTTTGGTGACTCAAGTTCAGGCTTCTCAAAAAACTGGCTTAAAAGAAACTCCTGTTTCCTGTATTGGAGCCATCCGCCCTGCGCTGGGTAACTCTTCTACCGTTTCTGTAGCACCTACCACTCACatgtctactccagcttcttCAGGTCGTGTAAGTAGTGAAGACCCAGCTTCCCCTGTTACTTCACTTGTATCTGCTACTCACAAGCAGTTTCCTGCTCCTTCAGTATCAGCTACTCTAGGGGTAGCAGGGTCTCCTCTGCCAGCTGCTGAAGGCCTTAAAAATCTTCCCATCTTGGTAAATGTAGGAGCCCCTGTTTCTCCAGCCCAGGCAGGACTCCCTACCAGGAAAGACACTACTCTGCAGCCCTTGGCCCCTGTAGCACTGAAAGGGTCTCCCTCTTCTCCAAATGCATCATCTTTGGAGGCACCTTCTGAAGGCACTGTAACAAAGACTACTACTGGAGGGCCTGCCCCTGCAGTGCAGCCAGCTGTTGCTGCTACTACTACCCTGCATGCCGACTCTCCGCCTACCGTCCTCAGGGCAGATTCTTCTGTTAGTCAACCTCTCAAAAGTTCCTTTGATGCCCCAGCAATGGCTCCGTTTCTTTCAGAAGCTTGTGATTCTAAAGGGCTGGCTCCTAGAACTGCCAAAGATACCTTTCCTTCTTCCACTTCATCTCTGGTTCCTTTAGCCTCCGAAGGCTGTCCTGTGACGCCATCTATGGCTTTGTCCTCCCAGAATGCTTCTGTTTCCGTGACTACTTTGGCATTGTCCCCTGAAATTCCCAAGTCTGTACCCTTTCCTGATTCCTCATCTTCAGACACTAGTGTGTCTGCTCAGACTACGCAGCCTGTATGCAGGAAGGGCTCTGCTCTCCCAGATGTTTCTCCTGGCAATGTTTCATCTCCTCCTTGTCCACTTGAggcttctttccttccagagGCAGGTCTGTCTTTTCAAGGCTCTAAAGGCTCACTTATGCTTTCTCCCATTCCTCCGTCCTCCAAAGGGGCCCCTCTTCCTTCAACTGTGGCTCCTCCCTCTGCTAAAGGGGCCCCTACTGTTCCAACAGAAACTTCTGTGTCCTCCAAAAAGGTCCCAGCAGAAATTCTTCTTTCCCCCCAAAAGACCCCAGAAGTTACAGCTTCCACACTGATCTCAGCAGTCCAGTCTCCTAAAGTAGACCCTGTTGTATCAGGTGTGACTCCTGCCTCTCCCAAAAAGATGCCAGCAACCCTGTCTCTCAAAAGTGTCCCAGCTGtgacttctctgtctcctccaaaGACTCCTGCAGCCCCATCTCCTAATGAAGCCCCCATTGCTCCTACTGAGGTTCCCACCTCCCTCAAAAATGCTCTAGCATCTGTAACCCTTAAAGAGACTTTAGCAACCTCAACCCCCAAAGGTGCCTCTACTGCCCTAGCTGTGACTTCTCCTTCCCCACAAAAAACTCCAAAATCCACATCCCCTAAGGGTATCCCAGCAATGACCTCTAAAAAGGCGACAGAAATTGCAGCCTTTAAAGAAGTCTCAACATCCCAGTTTCCCAAAGAGGTACCTCTTCTACCACAAGTGGCTCCTACTTCCCCACCAAATGACGCACTTAGTGGGGCTCTAACAAGCCCATCCCCCAAAGGTGCCCCTGCCACCCTAGCTGAGGGTCCTACTTGTCATAAAAAGTCCCCCAAAACTGCAGCCCCCAAAGAAATTCCAGCGACTCCATCTCCTGAAGGGGCCACAGCTGTACCACTGGAGATTCCTCCTTGCACTAAAAAG GCACCCAAAACTGCAACCTCCAAAGAAAGTTCAGCAACCTCATCTTCCAAAGGGACCTCTAAAACTACAGTTTCCAAAGAAAGTCCTTCTAAAGGGGTCGCAGATGTGCCATTAGAGATTTCTCTGCCTCTAAAGGAGACCTCCAAAAGTGCAACTCCTCCTGAAAATTCAGCCTCATCTCCTAAAAGGTCTCCCAAAACTGTTCCTCCCAAAGAAATCCCACCTGAAGGGGTCACAGCTGCCCTGGAGATTTCTCTGCCTCCAAAAGAGGTGCCCCAAAATGCAACCCCTAATGAAAAATCAGCAGCCTCATCCCAAAAGGCCCCCAAAACTGCAGGCCCCAAACAGGTTCCTGTAACCCCATCTCCCAAAGATGACTTTACTACCCTAGCTGAAAGTCCTCTCTCTCCCAAAAAGGCATCCAAAACTGCAGCCCCCAAAGAAGCTCCAGCAACCCCATCTGTGGGGGTCACAGCTTTATCAGAGGtttctccctcccccaaaaagacctcaaaaactgtAGCCCCCAAAGAGAATTCAACCTCATCCCAAAAAAGATCTCCCAAAACTGCAACCCCCAAAGAAAATTTGACTTCATCCCCCAAAAGGTCCCCCAAAACTGCAGCCTCCAAAGAAACTCCAACCATATCCTCTGAGGGGGTTACAGCTCTGCCACTGGAGATTCCTCCTTCACCCCCAACTCCAGCCTCCAAACGGGTTCCTGTGGCCCCATCTCCCAAAGGGGCCCCTAATACCCTAGCTGAGAGTCCAGTCTCCTCTAAAAAGGCCCCTAAAACTGCAGCCCCCAAAGAAACCTCAACTGCATCCCCCCAAGAAATTCCCAAAATGACAGGTCCCAAAGAGACTCCAGCAACCCCTTCCAAAAAGACCCCCAAAACTGCAGCCACCAAAGAAACTTCAGCACCTTCTGAGGGGGTCACAGCTGTACCACTGAAGAATCCTCCATGTCCCAAAAAGGCCCCCAAAACTGCAGCCCCCAAAGAAACTCCAGCCCCATCTCCTGAAGGGGAAACCACTGCACCAGTGcagattcctccctcccccaggaaGGGTTCTAAGACAGCAGGCTCCAAAGAAACACCCACAAGCCCATCTCCTGAAGGGGTCACAGCTGTGCCACTAGAGATTCCCTTATCTTCCAAAAAGACCCCCAAAACGGCAAGTCCCAAAGAAAGGCTAGTAACCCCATCTTCCAAAAAGCTCGCCCAGACTGCAGGCCCCAAAGAAACTCCATCTGAAGGGGTCACAGCAGTACCAGTGGAGATTCCTCCTTCCCCTAAAAAGGCCCCCAAAACTGTAGATCCTAAGCAGGTTCCTCTAACCCCATCTCCTAAAGATGCCCCTACTACTCTAGCTGAAAGTCCTCCCTCTCCCAAAAAGGCACCCAGAACTGCAGCCTCACCCTCTGAAAAGGTCACCACTGCACCACCAGAGAAACCTGCCACCCCACAGAAGGCCTCAGCAACTGCAGCCTCCAAAGCTCATGTCCCTGCTGAGACACAGGAAGTTGCTGACTCCCCTAGAGAGACTCCAGTAACTCCAGCTGCACCCCCAGTCAAGAATCCTTCCTCCCATAAAAAGACCCCAAAGACTGTAGATCTCAAAGAAGCTCCagcaaccctccctccctcccccacaaagAGCCCCAAAATTCCATCATCCAAAAAGGCACCAAGAACTTCAGCCCCTAAAGAGTCTCCAGCGAGCCCTTCCATTAAAGCTGTCACCACCTCACTGGCACAGACAGCTCCCTGTCTGCAAAAGGCCTCATCAACTACAGTCCCCAAGGAAAATTTAGCTGCCCCAGCTGTTACTCCTGTCTCCAATGAAAGCCCAGCAGCCCCAACACCTGCAAATGCTCCCACT ATCCCAGCTACTGCAGCTCCTCAAACAACTCCACAAGAGGCCACAACAGTCCCATCTTGTAAAAAGGCTCCAGCCACTGAGACCTCCAGTGAGACTTCAACAGCCCCAGCTCTGAAAGGGACCCCCAAGGCGATCTCAGAAACTCCAGTGTCCAAAGGAGTTCTCACACCCACAGTCAGCTCTTCCCCTCCTAAAAAGACCCCGTCCTCCAAAAGGGCCTCTGCTCCCCCAGCCacgcctctctcctctctcaaagAGGCCTCTGTTCTGTTACCCATCACCACTTCTTCGGCAAAAGACTCCCATACTTCCCCAGTGTCTGATGCTTGTAGCACAGGAACCCCTCAGGCATCTGAAAAGCTCTCAGCAGAGAAAGATCCTACAGCTCTCACAGAAGTGCTTGCTGCACCTGCTCCAGGGAGTTCTTTGGTCACCACTGCTCCCATTCAGAAAGGCCCAGGAGCCAAGAGCAATTCtgctttgcctcctaagtgcccAGATCCCTCTACTAAGGATGCAAAGGGCCTCCTTTCTGCAGTAGCTCTAGCCCCTCAGACAGTACCTGTTGAGAAAGAGTCTTCAAAAACTACAGAAGCTCTGCCTGTTTGCCCTGCAAAAGGCAGTGATTGTCTTCCTTTCCCAAAGGGTCCCATGGAGTCTCAGGTAGCTGTTCCTCCAGCAGCATTTACCTCTGACAAAGTCCTTCCAGAAGCTGTATCTGCGCCTGTGACTCCAAAGCCTATCCCAGCAGCTTCCCTGACTCTTGCTCCCTCCCCAGTtccccctctgcctcctaaacagccatctcttcagtctgcACCTGGGTCAGTGCTGGAATCACCCTCTAAGCTCCCAGTCCCTGCTGATGAGGATGAGCTGCCGCCTCTGATTCCCCCGGAAGCAGTCTCTGGGGGAGAGCCTTTCCAGCCGATCCTCGTCAACATGCCCACCCCTAAACCTGCTGGGATCCCTGCCCCAGCCCCCTCTGCCAAGCAGCCTGTTCTGAAGAACAACAAGG ggtcaGGAACAGAGTCTGACAGTGATGAATCCGTGCCAGAGCTCGAGGAACAGGACTCCACACAGACAGCCACACAACAAGCCCAG CTGGCAGCCGCGGCCGAAATCGATGAAGAACCTGTCAGTAAAGCTAAGCAGAGTCGGAGTGAGAAGAAGGCGAGGAAG GCCATGTCCAAACTGGGTCTTCGACAGGTCACAGGGGTCACGAGAGTCACTATTCGGAAATCTAAAAATATCCTCTTTGTCATCACAAAGCCAGATGTCTACAAGAGCCCAGCTTCAGATACCTACATAGTGTTTGGGGAGGCCAAG ATTGA
- the Prim1 gene encoding DNA primase small subunit, with the protein MEPFDPAELPELLKLYYRRLFPYSQYYRWLNYGGVTKNYFQHREFSFTLKDDIYIRYQSFNNQSDLEKEMQKMNPYKIDIGAVYSHRPSQHNTVRLGAFQAQEKELVFDIDMTDYDDVRRCCSSADICPKCWTLMTMAMRIIDRALKEDFGFKHRLWVYSGRRGVHCWVCDESVRKLSSAVRSGIVEYLSLVKGGQDVKKKVHLNEKVHPFVRKSINIIKKYFEEYALVDQDILENKENWDKILALVPETIHDELQRGFQKFQSSPQRWEHLKKVANSPQNIKNEKCSPWLEWEIMLQYCFPRLDINVSKGVNHLLKSPFSVHPKTGRISVPIDFQKVDQFDPFTVPTISAICRELDMVSTNEKEKAENEADGRPDSRPRVRDYKKTSLAPYVKVFEQFLENLDKSRKGELLKKSDLQKDF; encoded by the exons ATGGAGCCATTTGATCCCGCGGAGCTGCCGGAACTACTCAAGCTTTATTATCGAAGGCTCTTTCCCTACTCCCAGTACTATCGCTGGCTCAACTATGGCGGAG TGACAAAGAATTACTTTCAACACCGTGAATTTTCATTCACACTGAAAGATGATATTTACATACGCTACCAGTCCTTCAACAATCAGAGTGATCTGGAAAAGGAGATGCAGAAAATGAATCCATATAAGATTGATATCGGCGCGGTATATTCTCACAGG CCCAGTCAACACAATACAGTGAGGCTGGGAGCTTTCCAGGCCCAGGAGAAAGAGCTGGTCTTTGATATCGACATGACAGACTACGACGACGTGAGGAGATGCTGTAG TTCTGCAGACATatgtcccaagtgctggactcTCATGACAATGGCCATGCGCATCATAGACCGGGCGTTGAAGg AGGACTTTGGATTTAAGCACCGCCTCTGGGTGTATTCAGGAAGGAGAGGTGTGCACTGTTGGGTCTGCGATGAGTCCGTTCGGAAGCTGTCCTCTGCTGTACGTTCCGGGATCGTGGAGTACTTGAGTCTTGTGAAG GGCGGTCAAGACGTTAAAAAGAAAGTTCACCTAAATGAGAAGGTTCACCCTTTTGTCAG AAAAtctataaacataattaaaaagtaCTTTGAAGAATATGCCTTAGTTGACCAAGATAttcttgaaaataaagaaaactgggATAAGATTTTAGCCCTTGTTCCTGAGA CAATTCATGATGAGCTGCAAAGAGGGTTTCAGAAATTCCAAAGTTCACCTCAGCGCTGGGAACACCTGAAGAAAGTGGCCAACTCACCTCAG AATATCAAGAATGAGAAGTGCAGCCCCTGGCTGGAGTGGGAGATTATGCTCCAGTACTGTTTCCCACGCCTGGATATCAACGTCAGCAAAGGGGTCAACCATTTACTGAAAAGTCCTTTTAGTGTTCATCCTAAGACAG GTCGGATTTCTGTGCCCATTGACTTTCAGAAAGTCGATCAGTTTGATCCATTTACTGTTCCAACTATAAG TGCCATCTGCCGGGAATTGGATATGGTTTCCACTAATGAGAAAGAAAAGGCGGAGAATGAAGCTGACGGCAGACCTGACAGCAGACCCAGAGTCAGAG ATTATAAGAAGACCAGTCTAGCACCATATGTGAAAGTATTCGAACAGTTTCTTGAAAACCTGGATAAATCCCGGAAAGGAGAACTCCTGAAGAAGAGTG atttacaAAAAGATTTCTGA